A window of the Miscanthus floridulus cultivar M001 chromosome 14, ASM1932011v1, whole genome shotgun sequence genome harbors these coding sequences:
- the LOC136504257 gene encoding U-box domain-containing protein 43-like has product MAEVQDGHYDSTSQSTDSLRVEPIYESFLCPLTKQVMRDPVSIDSGVTFERDAILKYFNECLSSGWRLVCPVTKMELSNTELNPSIALRNTIDEWMNRNEAAKLDVARKSLTSDSTESDILQALQYVDEICQRSRSSRQVVRRDGLIIMIADLLKNSSTKVRQTALETLSSIAKDDNDNKVEIAAGDNIRTIVKFLNHGQTQEKEQAVSLLFELSENKALSERIGSVSGAILILVGLSSSKVENFLIVDRAEKTLENLESCEKNVRQMAENGRLQPLLRLLLEGSPDMQLSMAAYLGELVLSNDVKVLVAQKAGSTLVNIMKKGNREAREAALKALNQISSYDASAKILIEAGILPPLITDLFTVGSNQLPMRLKEVSATILANVVASGARFESIPLDHNRQTLVSEDIVHNLLHLISNTGPAIECKLLQVLVGLTDSSTSVQNIVDAIKSSGAIVSLIQFVEAPQREVRMNSIKLLNNISPYMGQELADAFRGNFSQLSSLVKVIVDNNGISEEQAAAAGLVADLPMRDSVLTRRLLQDGAFATIIKKVTRIRQGEIRGGRFVNPFLEGLVRIVFRITFVLDDDPDIIAVARDYNLTSLFTDLLQMNGLDIVQIVSATALEKLSQQSKHLTKILPAPSPGLCFSIFPCLSQKTVATGVCRVHCGICSARESFCLLEGKAVEKLVACLDNNNEKVVEAALAALSTLLEDGVDIDQGVMVLCDAEGINPILEVLCENRNEALRQRAVWAVERILRMDEIAYEISGNQNVGTALVEAFRHGDYRTRQVAERALKHVDKLPNFSGIFSKMGAQ; this is encoded by the exons ATGGCAGAAGTTCAGGATGGCCATTATGATTCGACGTCACAGTCCACTGACAGCTTGCGTGTTGAGCCTATATATGAGTCGTTCCTATGCCCACTTACCAAACAGGTTATGCGGGATCCTGTCTCTATTGACAGTGGTGTTACGTTTGAACGCGATGCCATTTTGAAGTATTTCAATGAATGTCTTAGCAGTGGGTGGAGGCTTGTCTGCCCTGTAACTAAGATGGAGCTCAGCAACACTGAGTTAAATCCAAGCATAGCTCTGAGGAACACTATTGATGAATGGATGAATCGCAACGAGGCGGCCAAACTTGACGTCGCTCGTAAGTCATTGACTTCTGATAGCACGgaaagtgatatcctacaagcaCTCCAGTATGTTGATGAGATATGTCAGAGAAGTCGATCCAGTAGGCAGGTTGTTAGAAGAGATGGATTGATAATCATGATTGCTGACTTGTTGAAGAATAGCAGTACGAAAGTACGGCAAACGGCATTAGAGACTCTTAGCTCCATTGCAAAAGATGACAATGACAATAAG GTTGAGATTGCTGCTGGAGACAATATTCGCACAATTGTAAAGTTCTTAAATCATGGGCAGACTCAGGAAAAGGAACAAGCTGTGTCTCTGTTGTTTGAACTTTCAGAAAATAAGGCTCTTTCAGAAAGAATTGGCAGTGTTTCTGGAGCTATTCTTATACTTGTTGGCTTGTCAAGCAGTAAAGTAGAAAACTTTCTGATTGTTGACAGAGCTGAGAAGACATTGGAAAATTTAGAGAGCTGTGAAAAGAATGTTAGACAGATGGCTGAAAATGGTAGATTGCAACCCCTTCTGAGGCTGCTTCTTGAAG GTTCACCTGACATGCAGTTATCTATGGCTGCATACCTTGGAGAGCTTGTTTTAAGCAACGACGTTAAGGTACTTGTGGCACAAAAGGCTGGCTCCACACTAGTCAATATCATGAAAAAAGGGAATAGAGAGGCCAGAGAAGCAGCTTTGAAGGCATTGAACCAAATTTCATCTTATGATGCTAGTGCAAAGATATTAATTGAAGCAGGTATTCTTCCACCTCTAATCACAGACCTCTTTACTGTTGGCAGTAATCAGCTTCCAATGAGATTGAAGGAGGTCTCAGCGACCATTCTTGCAAATGTTGTGGCATCAGGTGCACGTTTTGAGTCCATTCCACTTGATCATAATAGGCAGACCTTAGTATCTGAAGACATTGTTCACAATCTGCTTCATCTCATAAGCAACACTGGACCTGCAATTGAGTGTAAGTTGCTCCAGGTGCTCGTTGGTCTAACTGATTCTTCGACATCTGTACAAAATATAGTTGATGCTATCAAAAGTTCAGGTGCTATTGTCAGTTTAATTCAGTTTGTTGAAGCACCACAAAGGGAAGTACGCATGAATTCCATCAAGCTCCTGAATAACATATCACCTTATATGGGTCAAGAACTTGCTGATGCTTTTCGTGGAAACTTTAGTCAACTCAGCAGCTTGGTCAAGGTCATTGTTGATAACAATGGTATTTCTGAAGAGCAAGCAGCTGCTGCTGGCCTTGTAGCTGATCTTCCCATGCGGGACTCAGTCCTCACCAGACGTCTTCTTCAAGATGGGGCATTTGCAACAATCATTAAAAAAGTTACAAGAATCCGACAAGGGGAGATTCGTGGGGGGCGTTTTGTTAACCCATTCCTCGAAGGTCTAGTTAGAATAGTCTTCCGGATCACATTTGTCTTGGATGATGATCCAGATATCATTGCTGTTGCTCGTGATTACAATCTTACTTCACTCTTCACTGATCTGCTTCAGATGAATGGGCTTGACATTGTCCAGATTGTCTCTGCTACTGCACTAGAGAAACTCTCACAGCAGTCAAAACATCTTACGAAGATACTGCCTGCTCCCAGCCCAGGGTTGTGCTTTTCAATATTTCCATGCCTCAGCCAGAAGACTGTAGCAACTGGGGTCTGTAGAGTTCACTGTGGGATTTGTTCTGCAAGGGAGAGCTTCTGTCTCTTGGAGGGGAAGGCAGTGGAGAAGTTAGTTGCTTGCTTGGATAATAATAATGAGAAAGTAGTCGAAGCTGCTCTAGCAGCGCTATCCACTTTACTGGAGGATGGAGTGGACATTGACCAAGGTGTCATGGTGCTGTGTGATGCAGAAGGAATCAACCCGATACTTGAGGTATTGTGTGAGAACAGAAATGAGGCACTGCGCCAGAGAGCGGTGTGGGCAGTGGAGAGAATCCTGAGGATGGACGAAATAGCATATGAGATATCAGGAAACCAAAATGTTGGTACAGCCTTGGTGGAGGCCTTCAGGCATGGTGACTATAGGACAAGACAAGTTGCAGAGCGAGCATTGAAGCATGTAGATAAGCTGCCCAATTTCTCTGGGATATTTTCTAAGATGGGAGCACAATGA